The following proteins come from a genomic window of Stegostoma tigrinum isolate sSteTig4 chromosome 30, sSteTig4.hap1, whole genome shotgun sequence:
- the tbxa2r gene encoding thromboxane A2 receptor gives MNETIVIPAVCHFRMLSQNSSNSTHASPWFSTAFAAVGLMSNLIAFVVLISAYRKAQSRSRSSFLIFLCGLVVTDFLGLATTASIVVTYHHLDFEWDEVDPQCHLCRFLGFSMVFFGLSPLLLGATMAVERFLGINKPFLRSTNSSKRRAWCTVFIIWLFSFCVALLPICGLGHYTHQWPNSWCFFNMTNSPSDVGFSILFSSVGLLSLAVSVFLNTISVVTLFKVCFNRLTVERSRDHEVEMMVQLLGIMVIATVCWTPLLVLILKKAFTDTPNGITLKQTLVICIRIATWNQILDPWVYILFRRSVLRRFNPSLRARPSISSLYPTINASYSRRFTQASMTTA, from the exons ATGAATGAAACCATTGTGATACCAGCTGTGTGCCATTTTAGGATGCTGAGCCAAAACAGTTCGAATAGCACACATGCTTCTCCTTGGTTCTCAACCGCATTTGCAGCTGTTGGACTTATGTCAAACCTGATCGCTTTTGTGGTGCTAATAAGCGCTTACAGAAAAGCACAGAGCAGATCAAGATCCTCGTTTTTGATTTTCCTATGTGGCTTGGTTGTGACAGATTTTTTAGGTCTTGCTACAACTGCCTCTATTGTTGTGACTTATCATCATTTAGATTTCGAGTGGGATGAAGTTGATCCTCAGTGCCACCTTTGTCGGTTTTTGGGATTTTCAATGGTGTTCTTTGGACTCAGCCCTCTGTTGCTTGGGGCAACCATGGCCGTTGAACGATTTTTAGGAATAAACAAGCCATTTTTACGTTCTACCAATTCTTCAAAACGACGTGCTTGGTGTACTGTGTTTATAATATGGCTGTTTTCCTTTTGTGTTGCATTGCTTCCCATTTGTGGACTTGGACATTATACTCACCAATGGCCTAATTCCTGGTGTTTCTTTAACATGACAAACAGCCCAAGCGATGTTGGATTTTCAATATTGTTCTCTAGTGTGGGATTGTTATCTCTGGCGGTGTCTGTTTTCCTGAACACAATCAGCGTGGTTACACTGTTCAAAGTATGCTTCAATCGATTAACTGTTGAAAGGAGCCGAGATCATGAAGTGGAGATGATGGTACAACTGTTGGGTATAATGGTTATTGCAACAGTCTGCTGGACGCCATTGTTA GTACTTATCCTCAAGAAAGCTTTTACAGACACACCAAATGGCATAACCCTGAAACAAACTCTTGTTATTTGCATTCGAATTGCCACATGGAACCAGATCCTTGATCCTTGGGTTTATATATTATTCAGAAGATCAGTTTTGAGGCGATTTAACCCAAGTCTTCGAGCAAGGCCTTCAATTTCATCGTTATATCCGACTATAAATGCATCGTATAGTCGGCGATTTACACAAGCATCAATGACAACCGCATAA